From the genome of Pseudomonas yamanorum, one region includes:
- a CDS encoding sigma-70 family RNA polymerase sigma factor: MPSSEYAVQTLYSNHHGWLNTWLRSRLGNAADAADLAQDTFVRLLQKTERFELKAPRAFLRTIARGLVIDHWRREEIERAYLESIAHLPDALAPSAEERALILELLESVARLLDGLKPKVRKAFLLAQCDGLTYKQIAQQMGVSLRSVERYVAEALYHCYVLRYEA; this comes from the coding sequence ATGCCCTCTTCCGAGTACGCAGTACAGACGCTTTACAGCAACCATCATGGCTGGCTGAACACGTGGCTGCGCAGTCGCCTGGGTAATGCAGCAGATGCGGCGGACTTGGCGCAGGACACGTTCGTGCGCCTGCTGCAAAAAACCGAACGCTTCGAACTCAAGGCTCCTCGGGCCTTCCTGCGCACCATCGCCCGAGGCCTGGTGATCGATCATTGGCGTCGCGAAGAAATCGAGCGCGCCTATCTGGAGTCCATCGCGCATTTGCCCGACGCCTTGGCACCGAGTGCTGAAGAGCGTGCGCTGATTCTGGAATTGCTGGAGTCCGTCGCCCGGCTTCTGGACGGACTCAAGCCCAAGGTGCGCAAGGCGTTTCTACTGGCTCAGTGCGACGGGCTGACATACAAGCAGATTGCGCAGCAGATGGGCGTGTCGTTGCGCTCGGTGGAGCGGTATGTCGCCGAGGCCCTGTATCACTGTTATGTGCTGCGGTATGAGGCATGA
- a CDS encoding FecR domain-containing protein — MTSMDNTARSGPDPQVVKQAISWMLRLRNNRANVRLKAQCEHWREAHHEHELAWQRVQALQHELSSQLAAIPGAHVALESSAQRLGRRQALKVLSGVLLMGSAAWLSRDLTGWQRWTSDLATTTGERRSVQLPDGTRLQLNTDSAVDLDFNPQQRLITLVRGEILVTCGAAATTPLLVRTRHGLFEGIDGRFVVRQDSNCTRLSVASGNVAIHSPHTADGLFTQVHAGESYLVRQNEAVLAPPSDMDAGAWADGLIVTRNMRLADFLAEVARYRQGYLGCSSDIADLRLSGVFRLEDTKKLLAILPQTLPVRLRYRTRWWVSLERQA; from the coding sequence ATGACCTCGATGGATAACACGGCGCGCTCCGGGCCCGACCCGCAGGTGGTCAAGCAGGCCATCAGCTGGATGCTGCGCTTGCGTAACAATCGCGCGAATGTCCGGTTGAAGGCGCAGTGCGAGCACTGGCGTGAAGCTCATCATGAACACGAGCTGGCCTGGCAACGCGTGCAGGCGCTGCAGCATGAATTGAGCAGCCAATTGGCGGCGATCCCCGGAGCCCATGTGGCGCTGGAGAGCAGTGCCCAGCGCCTTGGTCGTCGGCAAGCGTTGAAGGTGTTGTCCGGTGTTCTGTTGATGGGTTCGGCGGCCTGGCTCAGTCGAGACCTCACCGGCTGGCAGCGCTGGACCTCGGACCTGGCTACCACCACCGGCGAGCGTCGTAGCGTGCAACTACCGGATGGCACACGTCTGCAGCTCAATACCGACAGCGCAGTGGACCTGGACTTCAACCCGCAGCAGCGCCTGATCACGTTGGTACGCGGGGAAATCCTGGTGACCTGTGGCGCTGCGGCGACCACACCGCTGCTGGTTCGCACCCGCCATGGCTTGTTCGAAGGCATAGACGGGCGGTTTGTGGTGCGCCAGGACAGCAATTGCACACGCTTGAGCGTCGCGTCAGGCAACGTGGCGATTCATTCACCACATACCGCCGACGGCCTATTCACTCAAGTGCATGCAGGAGAAAGCTACCTGGTGCGTCAGAACGAGGCCGTTCTCGCACCGCCTTCGGATATGGATGCCGGGGCTTGGGCGGATGGTTTGATCGTCACCCGCAACATGCGTCTTGCCGATTTCCTGGCGGAGGTGGCGCGCTATCGCCAAGGTTATCTGGGCTGTTCAAGTGATATCGCAGACTTGCGCTTGTCGGGTGTTTTTCGCCTGGAAGACACTAAGAAGCTGTTGGCAATCCTTCCGCAGACGCTGCCCGTGCGTCTGCGCTATCGCACACGCTGGTGGGTGAGCCTGGAACGTCAGGCCTGA
- a CDS encoding TonB-dependent siderophore receptor codes for MTVRFFSNSPSSYPLLGKAVRAALLSTTIGIGLLPVAGVAANSGVERISQRYDIPAGALSDVLNQFARQAGITLSSTPVQTQGRQSPGLHGEYSAEQGLNQLLNGSGLQAQAQDDVSFVLQARPESEALTLPTTDVKGFALGNALGSMEGYNATHSQIATKTSTALLETSQTVSVVTREQMDDQGSQTVAQAMRYTPGVLTNPYGATHRYDYVAMRGFNDGSVDNIYLDGLKSMGDSGTYSTMQVDPYFLERVDILKGPSSVLYGRSSPGGLVALTSKKPLFEPYHQVQATVGSQGQRGMGFDFSGPVDDDKRIAYRLTGLADKSDTQFDHAKEKRYALAPTLSIDFTDDTSLTLQAYLQHDPDGGYHGGMPADGALHQRNGQRISNHFFEGEPDIDGYKRDQQSFGYQFEHRFNDVFTARQNFRYLDSKVRLDQVYAYGWTTPTSNELNRYYSGGDEKLHAFIIDNMLQAEFFTGATKHTVLMGADYQRRKTVVDWSSGSLAPINAFNPVYGNSEISYYSPTSYLRRLEQTGVYLQDLIEMDKWRFSLGLRQDWVETSDENRIAEAGRPLGTEISDKRTKLTGRAGALYLFDNGLAPYVSYSESFNPNSYSDSAGNPLAPTDGTQWEIGLKYQPPGTDNLFTASLFRIDQENLATKLPQENFYRAVGAVRSQGLELEAHMQLTDNLKLLGSYTFTDIEYSKSMVSTLSTADNVIENKGNSPTQAPRHMASVWADYKFDSGALDGLRLGGGVRYVGYSWADAENTMKVPAYTLFDASMGYDLGKVGLKGVDVRLNANNLTNESYVASCASLNFCYLGEERNVSATVSYQF; via the coding sequence ATGACTGTGCGTTTTTTCAGTAACTCACCCTCTTCCTACCCTTTGCTCGGTAAAGCCGTACGTGCAGCGTTGCTGTCGACCACGATAGGCATCGGCTTGTTGCCGGTTGCCGGTGTCGCGGCTAATAGCGGAGTCGAGCGTATCAGCCAGCGCTATGACATCCCTGCAGGCGCGCTGAGCGATGTCCTCAATCAGTTTGCCCGTCAGGCAGGCATCACCCTTTCCAGCACGCCTGTGCAGACTCAGGGCCGCCAGTCTCCCGGACTGCACGGGGAGTACTCTGCCGAACAGGGTTTGAACCAGTTGCTCAACGGGTCAGGATTACAGGCGCAGGCCCAGGACGACGTGAGCTTCGTGTTGCAGGCCCGGCCCGAGAGCGAGGCGCTGACTTTGCCGACCACTGACGTCAAAGGCTTCGCTCTGGGTAATGCCTTGGGCAGCATGGAGGGCTACAACGCAACTCACAGCCAGATCGCCACCAAGACCAGTACCGCGTTGCTGGAAACGTCCCAGACGGTCTCAGTAGTGACCCGCGAGCAGATGGACGACCAAGGCTCGCAAACTGTTGCCCAGGCCATGCGTTACACCCCTGGCGTGCTGACCAACCCATATGGCGCGACTCACCGCTATGACTATGTGGCGATGCGTGGCTTCAACGACGGTTCGGTGGATAACATCTACCTCGACGGTTTGAAATCCATGGGTGACAGCGGCACCTACAGCACCATGCAGGTGGATCCGTATTTCCTTGAGCGCGTGGACATTCTCAAAGGCCCGTCATCGGTACTCTACGGACGCAGCTCGCCGGGTGGGCTGGTGGCATTGACCAGCAAGAAGCCGTTGTTTGAGCCCTACCATCAGGTACAGGCCACGGTGGGTTCCCAAGGCCAGCGAGGCATGGGGTTCGACTTCAGCGGCCCGGTGGATGACGACAAGCGTATTGCCTATCGACTGACCGGGCTTGCGGACAAGTCCGACACACAATTCGATCATGCCAAGGAAAAACGCTACGCACTGGCACCCACCTTGAGCATCGACTTTACCGATGACACGTCCCTCACACTTCAGGCTTATCTGCAGCATGATCCCGACGGTGGCTACCACGGCGGTATGCCGGCAGATGGCGCGTTGCATCAGCGCAATGGCCAGCGGATCTCCAATCACTTCTTCGAGGGCGAGCCGGACATTGATGGGTACAAGCGGGATCAACAGTCGTTCGGCTACCAATTTGAGCATCGCTTCAATGATGTTTTCACCGCGCGGCAGAACTTTCGGTATCTGGATTCCAAGGTCCGGCTGGACCAGGTGTATGCCTATGGCTGGACCACGCCCACCAGTAATGAGCTGAATCGCTACTATTCAGGCGGTGACGAAAAGCTGCATGCGTTCATCATCGACAACATGCTGCAGGCTGAATTTTTTACCGGTGCGACGAAGCACACGGTGTTGATGGGAGCAGACTATCAACGGCGCAAAACCGTTGTGGACTGGAGCAGCGGCTCTCTTGCGCCGATCAACGCGTTTAATCCAGTGTATGGCAACTCCGAGATCAGCTATTACAGTCCAACCAGTTATCTGCGTCGGCTTGAGCAGACTGGTGTTTACCTGCAGGACCTGATTGAGATGGACAAGTGGCGGTTCTCCCTTGGGCTGCGTCAGGACTGGGTTGAGACCTCCGATGAAAACCGCATTGCTGAAGCGGGACGGCCGCTGGGCACGGAGATCAGTGATAAACGTACCAAGCTGACTGGGCGTGCAGGAGCGCTTTACCTGTTTGATAACGGTCTCGCGCCCTACGTCAGCTATTCCGAGTCCTTCAATCCGAATTCCTATTCGGACAGTGCCGGCAATCCCCTGGCGCCAACCGACGGAACTCAATGGGAAATCGGCTTGAAATATCAGCCGCCGGGTACCGACAACCTGTTCACCGCTTCGCTGTTCCGTATCGATCAGGAAAACCTGGCGACCAAACTGCCACAGGAAAACTTCTATCGCGCGGTAGGAGCTGTGCGCTCCCAGGGCTTGGAGTTGGAGGCGCATATGCAGCTGACTGACAATCTTAAGTTGCTGGGCAGCTATACCTTCACTGACATCGAATATTCAAAGTCCATGGTCAGCACGTTGAGTACGGCGGACAACGTGATCGAGAACAAGGGAAATTCGCCGACCCAGGCGCCGCGTCATATGGCCTCGGTGTGGGCCGACTACAAATTCGACAGCGGCGCGCTGGATGGCCTGCGACTCGGCGGTGGCGTTCGGTATGTCGGCTACAGCTGGGCGGATGCGGAGAACACCATGAAGGTACCTGCCTACACGCTGTTTGATGCCTCGATGGGTTATGACCTTGGCAAGGTGGGCTTGAAGGGTGTGGATGTGCGCCTGAATGCCAACAACCTGACGAACGAGTCTTACGTAGCGTCGTGTGCCAGCCTGAACTTCTGCTACTTGGGTGAAGAGCGCAACGTCAGTGCGACGGTGAGCTACCAGTTCTAA
- a CDS encoding PepSY-associated TM helix domain-containing protein, which translates to MRALLVLFHRYIGLATALFLMMAGITGSLLAFNHELDEWLNPGFYAATAKGRALPPGELVDTLQGQHPKLQVWYMEYPQESGHTAMLAAVARNDPATGKPFDEPNQVFYLDPVSGEEMGRRFWGACCFQRENLIPFILEFHYNLTLPGNWGLWLMGLVAIAWVFDCFIALWLTLPRGKPFWKKWSTAWKIKGGHAYRLNFDLHRAGGLWLWLLLFPIAVSSVAMNLPSQVFKPAVSLFSPVEASVYEARGRLPAEQLGVTQLSYQQAYERALEEGKRLGLTATIGELYYSFEYNFYGAGFGRHDTEAHGKSWLFFHGTDGHLLGKEIAGQGTLGERFYRLQLPIHGGRIIGLTGQVLIALLGVVIAMLSATGIYIWWRKLLARRSGKARKG; encoded by the coding sequence ATGCGTGCATTGCTGGTTTTATTTCATCGCTACATCGGGTTGGCGACGGCGTTGTTTCTGATGATGGCGGGGATTACGGGAAGCCTGCTGGCGTTCAACCACGAGCTGGATGAATGGCTCAATCCAGGGTTCTATGCAGCAACGGCCAAGGGCCGTGCATTGCCGCCAGGTGAACTGGTGGATACGTTGCAGGGGCAGCATCCCAAGCTGCAAGTCTGGTACATGGAGTATCCGCAAGAGAGCGGCCATACGGCTATGTTGGCGGCAGTTGCCAGAAACGATCCGGCGACGGGCAAACCCTTTGATGAACCTAACCAGGTTTTCTATCTCGATCCGGTCAGTGGGGAAGAAATGGGGCGGCGCTTTTGGGGCGCGTGCTGCTTTCAGCGTGAAAATCTCATCCCGTTCATTCTGGAGTTTCACTACAACCTGACACTGCCGGGTAATTGGGGTTTGTGGCTGATGGGGTTGGTGGCGATTGCGTGGGTGTTCGATTGTTTTATCGCGCTTTGGTTGACCCTGCCGAGAGGCAAACCTTTCTGGAAGAAGTGGTCCACGGCTTGGAAGATCAAGGGCGGTCATGCTTACCGGTTGAACTTCGATCTGCATCGGGCAGGTGGGTTGTGGCTTTGGCTGTTGTTGTTTCCGATTGCAGTCAGCAGCGTGGCGATGAATTTGCCGAGTCAGGTGTTCAAGCCTGCGGTGTCGCTGTTCTCACCGGTCGAGGCCAGCGTCTATGAGGCCCGTGGCAGGTTACCGGCCGAACAATTGGGCGTGACCCAACTGAGTTATCAACAGGCCTATGAGCGGGCGCTGGAGGAAGGCAAGCGGCTGGGGCTGACGGCGACGATTGGAGAGCTGTATTACAGCTTTGAGTACAACTTTTATGGGGCTGGTTTTGGGCGACATGATACGGAGGCCCATGGGAAATCCTGGCTGTTTTTCCATGGGACGGATGGGCATTTATTAGGAAAGGAAATAGCAGGGCAAGGCACGTTGGGAGAGCGCTTTTATAGGCTGCAACTACCGATCCATGGGGGCAGGATCATCGGGCTGACGGGGCAGGTGTTGATTGCGCTACTGGGGGTTGTGATCGCGATGTTGTCTGCTACCGGGATCTACATCTGGTGGCGCAAGCTATTGGCCAGACGAAGCGGTAAGGCACGTAAGGGGTGA
- a CDS encoding CaiB/BaiF CoA transferase family protein, translating into MGALSHLRVLDLSRVLAGPWAGQILADLGAEVIKVERPGNGDDTRAWGPPFLKDAYGENTTEAAYYLSANRNKESVTIDFTRPEGQKLVRDLAAKSDILIENFKVGGLAAYGLDYESLKEINPELIYCSITGFGQTGPYATRAGYDFMIQGLGGLMSLTGRPEGEDGAGPVKVGVALTDILTGLYSTVAILAAMAHRDHDGGGQHIDMALLDVQVACLANQAMNYLTTGVSPKRLGNAHPNIVPYQDFPTADGDFILTVGNDGQFRKFAEVAGQPQWADDPRFATNKLRVANRATLIPLIRQATVFKTTAEWVAQLERVGVPCGPINDLAQVFADPQVKARGLAMQLPHALAGMVPQVASPMRLSKTPVEYRSAPPLLGEHTHQVLQQVLGLTPASVSALKEAGVI; encoded by the coding sequence ATGGGCGCGCTATCGCACCTGCGGGTACTGGATTTGTCGCGAGTGCTGGCGGGCCCTTGGGCCGGGCAGATACTGGCGGACCTCGGCGCTGAAGTGATCAAGGTTGAGCGGCCCGGCAATGGCGACGACACCCGTGCCTGGGGGCCGCCCTTCCTTAAGGATGCCTATGGGGAGAACACCACTGAGGCGGCGTATTACCTATCGGCCAATCGTAACAAGGAGTCGGTGACGATCGACTTCACACGGCCGGAGGGTCAGAAGCTGGTGCGTGACTTGGCGGCGAAGTCCGACATTCTGATCGAGAACTTCAAGGTTGGGGGCTTGGCGGCCTACGGGCTGGACTATGAGTCGCTCAAGGAGATCAATCCGGAGTTGATCTACTGTTCTATTACCGGGTTTGGCCAGACTGGGCCCTATGCGACGAGGGCGGGCTACGACTTCATGATCCAGGGGCTTGGCGGGCTGATGAGTCTGACTGGCCGCCCTGAGGGTGAAGACGGCGCCGGGCCGGTCAAGGTGGGGGTAGCACTGACGGATATCCTTACGGGGCTCTATTCAACGGTTGCGATTCTGGCTGCCATGGCTCACCGGGATCATGACGGCGGTGGTCAGCATATCGATATGGCGCTGCTGGATGTGCAGGTGGCTTGTCTGGCTAATCAGGCAATGAACTACCTGACGACGGGAGTCTCTCCTAAGCGTTTGGGCAACGCTCATCCGAATATCGTGCCGTATCAGGACTTTCCTACGGCGGATGGCGACTTCATTCTTACTGTGGGTAACGACGGGCAGTTCCGCAAGTTTGCCGAGGTGGCTGGGCAGCCCCAGTGGGCAGATGATCCTCGGTTTGCCACTAATAAGCTGCGAGTGGCCAATAGAGCGACGCTGATTCCGTTAATTCGTCAGGCTACTGTGTTCAAGACCACTGCTGAATGGGTGGCTCAGCTGGAGCGGGTGGGTGTGCCTTGTGGGCCGATCAATGATTTGGCGCAGGTGTTTGCCGATCCTCAGGTTAAGGCGCGTGGGTTGGCGATGCAGTTGCCTCATGCGTTGGCAGGGATGGTGCCCCAGGTGGCCAGTCCTATGCGCTTGTCCAAGACGCCCGTTGAGTATCGTAGTGCGCCGCCCCTATTGGGTGAGCATACCCATCAGGTGCTGCAGCAAGTGCTGGGTTTGACGCCTGCGAGTGTATCGGCTCTAAAGGAGGCTGGAGTCATCTGA
- a CDS encoding acyl-CoA dehydrogenase gives MGGKASFNWIDPLLLDSQLTEEERMVRDSAEQFAQDKLAPRVLEAFRHEKTDPAIFREMGETGLLGAMIPEQYGGSGLNYVSYGLIAREVERVDSGYRSMMSVQSSLVMVPINEFGTEAQKQKYLPKLASGEWIGCFGLTEPNHGSDPGAMITRARKVDGGYSLTGSKMWITNSPIADVFVVWGKDDAGDIRGFVLEKGWKGLSAPAIHGKVGLRASITGEIVMDNVFVPEENIFPDVRGLKGPFTCLNSARYGISWGALGAAEFCWHTARQYTLDRQQFGRPLAATQLIQKKLADMQTEITLALQGCLRLGRMKDEGTAAVEITSIMKRNSCGKSLDIARMARDMLGGNGISDEFGIARHLVNLEVVNTYEGTHDVHALILGRAQTGIQAFY, from the coding sequence ATGGGCGGTAAGGCAAGCTTCAACTGGATCGATCCACTATTGCTGGATTCACAGCTCACCGAAGAAGAGCGCATGGTGCGCGACAGTGCCGAGCAGTTCGCCCAGGACAAGCTGGCGCCGCGTGTGCTCGAAGCCTTCCGTCATGAAAAGACCGACCCTGCGATCTTCCGCGAAATGGGTGAGACCGGCTTGCTGGGGGCGATGATTCCAGAGCAGTACGGTGGCAGCGGCTTGAACTACGTCAGCTATGGCCTGATCGCACGTGAGGTCGAGCGCGTGGACTCCGGCTACCGTTCGATGATGAGTGTGCAGTCCTCGCTGGTGATGGTGCCTATCAATGAGTTCGGCACCGAAGCGCAAAAGCAGAAATACCTGCCGAAGCTAGCCTCTGGCGAATGGATTGGCTGCTTTGGTCTGACAGAACCTAACCATGGTTCCGACCCGGGCGCGATGATTACTCGTGCGCGTAAGGTGGATGGCGGCTACAGCCTCACCGGCAGCAAGATGTGGATCACTAATAGCCCGATTGCAGACGTGTTCGTGGTGTGGGGCAAGGACGATGCAGGCGACATCCGCGGCTTCGTCCTGGAAAAGGGTTGGAAAGGCCTGAGTGCTCCGGCGATCCACGGCAAGGTCGGATTGCGCGCTTCGATCACTGGTGAAATCGTCATGGATAACGTGTTTGTTCCTGAGGAGAACATTTTCCCGGATGTGCGTGGCCTGAAAGGACCGTTCACTTGCCTTAACTCGGCACGCTACGGGATCTCGTGGGGCGCGCTGGGTGCTGCGGAGTTCTGCTGGCATACCGCGCGTCAGTACACCCTTGATCGTCAACAGTTCGGGCGTCCCTTGGCGGCCACCCAACTGATCCAGAAGAAGCTTGCAGACATGCAGACTGAGATAACCCTCGCCTTGCAGGGTTGCCTGCGGTTGGGTCGCATGAAGGATGAAGGCACTGCGGCGGTGGAAATCACCTCGATCATGAAGCGCAACTCCTGTGGCAAGTCCCTCGACATTGCCCGGATGGCGCGTGACATGCTCGGTGGGAACGGCATCTCCGACGAATTCGGCATTGCCCGTCACCTGGTCAACCTTGAGGTGGTAAACACCTATGAGGGCACCCACGACGTGCATGCGCTGATCTTGGGGCGCGCGCAAACCGGTATTCAGGCGTTCTATTAA
- a CDS encoding LysR family transcriptional regulator gives MRRKIPSTTALVSFEAAARHESFTKAAQELSITQGAICRQIASLEEFLSVELFRRSRRGVKLTEAGLSYSRRVATQLDAVERDTLSVMGQQGTNVIELAVVPTFGTQWLIPRLKDFQHQHPEVTVNLTNRTRPFLFADTEFDAAIYFGDADWSGTESHKLMGENPLPVCSPRLLGERTHFTAQEIAELPLLQQTTRPYAWRQWFNAQQLDIPRDMTGPRYELFSMLSQAAMHDMGVALIPPFLIQGELSEGRLVVASPQVLASSKAYYLMIPERKVESASLHAFRDWLIDQSKRYNPDI, from the coding sequence ATGCGTAGAAAGATTCCCAGTACCACAGCATTGGTGAGTTTTGAGGCAGCAGCCCGCCACGAGAGCTTTACCAAGGCGGCGCAGGAGCTTTCAATTACCCAAGGCGCAATCTGCCGACAAATCGCTAGCCTTGAGGAGTTTTTAAGTGTCGAGCTGTTTCGACGCTCACGCCGAGGCGTAAAGCTGACAGAGGCGGGCCTTTCGTATAGCCGCCGGGTGGCTACGCAGCTGGACGCGGTCGAGCGCGACACTTTGTCAGTCATGGGCCAGCAGGGCACCAACGTAATCGAACTGGCGGTGGTGCCGACCTTCGGCACCCAGTGGCTGATCCCGCGCCTCAAGGACTTCCAGCACCAACACCCGGAGGTCACCGTCAACCTCACCAACCGCACACGGCCTTTCCTGTTCGCCGATACCGAATTTGACGCCGCGATCTACTTTGGCGATGCCGACTGGTCCGGCACCGAATCCCACAAACTGATGGGAGAAAACCCGCTTCCGGTGTGTAGCCCACGCTTGCTGGGTGAGCGTACGCACTTCACCGCGCAGGAAATCGCCGAACTGCCCCTGCTGCAGCAAACCACCCGACCCTATGCCTGGCGCCAATGGTTCAACGCGCAACAGCTGGACATACCCCGCGACATGACAGGCCCGCGTTACGAGCTATTCTCCATGTTGTCCCAGGCAGCCATGCACGACATGGGCGTCGCACTGATCCCGCCGTTCCTTATTCAGGGGGAATTGAGCGAAGGGCGCCTGGTGGTCGCCAGCCCTCAGGTATTGGCCAGTTCAAAGGCTTACTACTTGATGATTCCCGAGAGAAAAGTCGAATCTGCTTCTCTTCACGCATTCAGGGACTGGCTGATCGATCAGTCAAAACGCTATAACCCCGATATATAA
- a CDS encoding Re/Si-specific NAD(P)(+) transhydrogenase subunit alpha: protein MHIGVPLETQTGETRVAATPETIKKLIGQGHKVTVQSGAGINASVVDSAYEAAGATIGSASDAFGAELILKVVAPNESELTLIKSGTVLVGMLNPFSNETITRLAEHGVTAFALEAAPRTSRAQSLDVLSSQANIAGYKAVLLAAHHYPRFMPMLMTAAGTVKAARVLILGAGVAGLQAIATAKRLGAVIEASDVRPAVKEQIESLGAKFVDVPYETDEERECAVGVGGYARPMPTSWMQRQALAVHERAKQADIVITTALIPGRKAPTLLSAETVAQMKPGSVVIDLAAAQGGNCPLTVADQVVVEHGVTICGPTNLAGAVAADASALYARNLLDFLKLVFTKEGQFEINLEDDIVAACLMCRDGQVIRKNA, encoded by the coding sequence GTGCACATTGGTGTTCCTCTCGAAACCCAGACCGGTGAAACGCGGGTGGCTGCCACCCCGGAAACCATCAAGAAGCTGATCGGCCAGGGCCATAAGGTTACTGTGCAAAGCGGGGCGGGCATCAATGCCAGTGTCGTCGACAGTGCCTATGAAGCGGCAGGCGCAACCATTGGCAGCGCCAGTGATGCATTCGGCGCCGAGTTGATCCTCAAGGTGGTTGCCCCCAATGAAAGCGAACTGACGCTGATCAAAAGCGGCACCGTGCTGGTGGGCATGCTCAATCCGTTCAGCAACGAAACCATCACCCGATTGGCCGAACATGGCGTCACGGCCTTTGCCCTTGAAGCCGCGCCGCGCACGTCCCGCGCGCAGAGCCTGGATGTGTTGTCTTCCCAGGCAAACATTGCCGGCTACAAGGCTGTATTACTCGCCGCCCATCACTACCCACGCTTCATGCCAATGCTGATGACCGCCGCCGGTACGGTAAAAGCCGCCCGCGTGTTGATTCTCGGCGCAGGCGTAGCGGGGCTGCAGGCGATCGCTACCGCGAAACGTCTGGGCGCGGTCATCGAAGCGTCCGACGTGCGTCCGGCCGTAAAGGAACAGATCGAATCCCTGGGCGCCAAGTTCGTTGACGTGCCGTACGAAACCGATGAAGAACGTGAATGCGCCGTCGGTGTCGGCGGCTACGCGCGCCCGATGCCAACAAGCTGGATGCAGCGTCAGGCCCTGGCCGTGCATGAGCGTGCCAAGCAAGCCGACATCGTCATCACTACCGCATTGATCCCGGGCCGCAAGGCACCGACCTTGCTCAGCGCCGAGACCGTGGCACAGATGAAGCCAGGCTCAGTGGTCATCGACCTCGCTGCAGCCCAAGGCGGCAACTGCCCGCTGACCGTGGCAGACCAGGTGGTCGTGGAACACGGCGTGACCATCTGTGGCCCGACCAACCTGGCCGGCGCCGTCGCAGCCGACGCCTCGGCGCTGTATGCGCGCAACCTGCTGGACTTCCTGAAGCTAGTCTTCACCAAGGAAGGGCAGTTTGAAATCAACCTCGAAGACGACATCGTCGCCGCGTGCCTGATGTGCCGCGACGGCCAAGTCATCCGCAAAAACGCCTAA
- a CDS encoding NAD(P) transhydrogenase subunit alpha has protein sequence MEELISPGIYNLIIFVLAIYVGYHVVWNVTPALHTPLMAVTNAISAIVIVGAMLAAALTVTPLGKTMGTLAVALAAVNVFGGFLVTRRMLEMFKKKAPKVKEEAPK, from the coding sequence ATGGAAGAGCTTATCTCCCCCGGTATCTACAACCTGATCATCTTCGTGCTGGCAATTTATGTCGGTTATCACGTGGTCTGGAACGTCACCCCGGCCTTGCATACCCCGCTGATGGCCGTGACAAACGCGATTTCAGCGATCGTGATCGTCGGCGCCATGCTGGCAGCTGCACTCACCGTGACGCCGCTGGGCAAGACCATGGGTACCCTGGCCGTGGCCCTCGCGGCGGTCAACGTGTTCGGTGGCTTCCTGGTTACCCGCAGGATGCTTGAGATGTTCAAGAAGAAAGCCCCGAAAGTAAAAGAAGAGGCGCCGAAGTAA